The nucleotide sequence CGGTGACAGAATGCGGAAACGATCCGCCAGAGGGTACTGCGCGGTGGCTGCAATCGTTGCCTGACGTTTCAAAGGTTCGTCATCGCGAATTGCGCGCACAATGGCTACCAGCGAGTTTCTGTCCGGATAGTTTTCCATTCTTTCAATGGCCGATGCCCGAACAATATCCGGTAATTGATTGTCCTGCGCGATACGGGTCAGCTGTTCCGAAGCCGAAGGCACGCCCTGATCGGCAGCCTGGAAAGCCAGCGAGAAATGATCAAGATTTCGGTGCGAGGATGCCGGATACCAGCGCTCGACCTGCTGCTTCGCCCAGGTTGCGCTCTTATCCTGATGACAGGCATTACAGGCATTCGGCGCAGCTGTCTTCACGGACAGATCCGGCCGGGGAACCCGAAAGCTGTGATCGCGTCTCGGGTCAATCTGCATATAGGTGGTGGCAGGCATGTGGCAATCCACACACTGACTGCCTGCGCTGTTGGTTGCGTGTTGATGATGTTCGGTTTTATCATAGGTTTCTGCATTATGGCATTGGGTACAGGTTTGATTTGCGGGCAACACCAGCTCTCCGGAGTGGGGGTTGTGGCAATTGGTACAGGTGACGCCCGCCTGATACATCTTGCTCTGCAGAAACGATCCCCAGACATAGTTTTCATCCCAGACTTGTCCATCCACATGATAAAGCTCAGGGGTCAGCAGCGCTCCCTGGAAGTGCTGTGAAAAATCCATCGGGCCGGTTCGGTCTGCCAACTGAGTACGCCTCGCATGACAGGAAGCACAGACTTCAATTTGCTGGCTGGCTTGTAAGGGCGCCGCGGGCTGCATTTTTCTGTCCGCCTGCTGATAAAAGAGCGGTGTTTTTTTCCCTATGTTCTGCGCAAAACCTTTGTTACTGATGTCCGTGTTTCCGGCCGCCCAGGCAAGATGCTGCTGAGGCTCACCATGGCAGGCCTGGCAACTGACATTCACGGCACTATAGGTCGACTGATAGGTTTGCGTATGTTGATCATAGCGCTTTTCGAAATTGGTGGTATGGCAGTCGGCGCACATCTGGTTCCAGTTCTGCCCCATCTGCGTCCAGTGAAACGGATCATTGGCTTGCTGATCCGGATGGAGATCGAACCAGCGCTGTCCGCCTTGCGCTTTTTCTCGGCTATCCCAGGCAAAAGGTAAAAACTGAATTTTCCCGCCGCCAACTGAAAACGCATATTGCTGCAGCGGATAATAACCAAAAGTGTAGGCCACTTTATATTCGGTACGCTGCCCTGAAGGTTCAATAATATCAATCAGATATTCTTTTTCTCTCTGCCGTAATTGAAAAACGGTTTCATCTTTTTGAAACCTTATGCCGTCAAATTCAGCCAAAACATCAGCGCTATTTGCGTGAGCCATTGCATGAAAGTGATGTGAGCTTTTCCATTGTTGCACTTCATTTTCGTGACATTTCACACACTGAGTGTCTACATTATTCTGAGACACAGCATCAAAAGAGAGAGCTAGTATGCTCAGAAAAAAAAGTGCGCTTGTGACAAAACATTGCTTCATAAAAAAATACTTACTTTCGACTGGTTAATATCTGTATAGCAATTAAACTTAATATTCACAATAAGTTACCGTTAGGAAAACCACCGTCAGCAAAAGAGCAACACATACTGCGATGTAAACATAAACCAAGTTTTTTAACCCGTGGCATTTGCCGTACAAAGGAGGTTATTTTGATTTCTCTTAAGTCAAAAATAACAAAGCTTATGGCTATTATCGGGGTTGCCTTTGGTGCAACCAGTGTCAGTGCAGCAGAAAAACCGAATATACTCGTGATATGGGGAGACGATATTGGCGTTCATAATATCAGTGCTTATAACCACGGTATTATGGGATACAAAACCCCGAATATTGACCGCATCGCAAAAGAAGGCGCGATGTTTACCGATGCCTATGGTCAGCAATCTTGTACCGCTGGCAGGGCGTCATTTATTCTGGGGCAGCACCCGTTTCGCACAGGATTATTAACCATAGGTATGCCGGGTTCTGATCACGGTATTCCTGACTGGTCGCCAACCATTGCTGATTTATTGCATGAGCAGGGATATGTCAGTGGCCAGTTTGGTAAGAACCACTTGGGTGATCAGGACAAACACCTGCCTACTAACCACGGTTTTGATGAATTCTTTGGTAACCTGTATCACCTGAATGCGGAAGAAGAGCCCGAGGGTTATTACTACCCGAAAGATCCTGAGTTTCGCAAAAAATACGGCCCGCGAGGCGTCTTGAAGTCCACCGCTGACGGTAAAGTCGAAGATACCGGTCCGCTGACACGTAAGCGGATGGAAACTGCAGATGAAGAGTTTATGGCTGCCGGTCTGGATTTCATGGAACGCGCCGTGAAGAGTGATAAGCCCTTCTTCATGTGGTTTAATACCACGCGTATGCACGTCTGGACGCACTTAAAACCTGAGTCTGTCGGCACGACAGGAATTGGTCTGTACCCGGACGGCATGGTTGAACACGACAAGTCAGTCGGTACCTTGCTGGACAAACTCGATGAGCTGAAGATTGCCGACAACACGATTGTTGTGTACTCAACGGATAATGGTGCCGAGACGATTTCCTGGCCTGATGGCGGTACCACACCTTTCCATGGTGAAAAAGGAACCACCTGGGAAGGGGGGATGCGCGTCCCTCTGCTGGTGAAATGGCCCAATGTGATTAAACCAGGCACCATCTATAACGACATCATCTCGCATGAAGACTGGATGCCGACCTTCCTGGCTGCAGCCGGTGAACCCGACTTGGTCGAAAAGCTGAAAAAAGGCTATTCCGCCAATGGTAAAGAATTCAAAGTTCATGCGGACGGCTATAACTTTATGCCTTATTTCAAAGGTGAGGTCGAAAAAGGTCCCCGCGACACTATTTACTACTTTGGCGCAACCGGTGAGCTGAATGCGGTTCGCTGGCAAGACTGGAAAATCCACTTTGCGACTCTTTCCGGTGGTATTAATACCGCCGTTCGCGAAACACCGGCCTGGCCTCTGGTAATCAACCTGCGGGCTGATCCCTATCAGAAAGGGGCGCTGGAGTCCGGTATGTATCTGAAGTGGTATGCGGAAAACACTATGTGGCTGTTTGTACCGGTACAGCAAAAAGTCATGGAATTCCTGAAAACCATTCCGGAATACCCATTCCAGCAAGGGTCCAGCCTCAGTGCGAGCAACATCAGTTATCAGACCCTGATGACGCAGGATGCACTGAAAAAGCTTGAAGCCTTGGATGCTCGGGTACCAAGAAACTAACCGTATCAAACTCTGACTCTGCTTACCGCCTGTGCCGGTGGCGTGAGCGAACCATAAAAGACCAGCGTCTCAGTGCGCTGGTCTTTTCTGTTTTCGCCCGCGATGCATATTGATTTCAGACGATCTTCCCCTTTCCACCGGCTTCTTTTCCCATTCCTTGCGAGTGCACCAGGCTGCACCAAAATCATTACATCGCACCAAATCAGTGCACTTATCCCTAAGCACTGGACTTATCATCCCTGATAATTATCAGAGAGATACAGGTATGACTGTTGGTATGAAGCCCAATTAAAACTGGCTCGTTTTTTGCGTTATGCCAGTGTCGTTAAGAAACTGCCCCCAGGCTTCAATCAGCTGACTCAGAAACAGAATCAAAACGTCAAAGAGGATCAACAAAGTATTCATGCCATTCACCGGCATTTAGGGAGTCGATATGTGGATTATTCTCGGTTTAACACTGACTGTGCTGGCACTCACGGCTTGGTATTTCTATAACAAACAGCAGCAGGCTCAGACTGAAGCCCACTTCGATCAGATCCTTGGTCTTCGCCAGCTCATTCAGCTGCTGCGTCAGCACAGACGCTTGTCCCATGACCATCTGATGAAAAATCATCTCATGAAAAACCATGGTGAAACCCTGCCGGTTTTTCCCGAGCAAAATGCCATCCTGAGCCTGAGTCAAGCCCTGCTGAGCCAGACCGGGCTTGAGCAAAAACCCATGTACCGGATTCTGACCCAGCATTTGCAGCAATTAAGCACTGAGTGGCCACAATATTCGATATCACGTAACCAGGCCAATCATGGCAAAAACATTCGTCATGTGATGTATCTGATTGATGACCACTTAACCACCAGCCTGCTGATTGCAGACAAAAGCAGCCTGTTCGAGCAGTATCAGCAGTTCTGGCCGATCACACTGAATGCACTGGATACGCTGGCCCAGTTCCGCTCAACAGTCGCGGTATTTCGCCCGGGTCACACGAAGCAGGAAGTTTTACTGCGCCGGCATCTGCATTTGCTGCAACGCCGGCTGGGGCAAATGAACCTGATGCTCCAAATACCCGGGCCGTCACTGATGGCAGATCAGCTGGAGAATGACCTGACCACGTTGCTGCAATCGGCCAGTGCCAGCAAAGCATGCCGGCTGGCACTGTATAAGTTCTCACTCAGCCTGTCGGATAACATTTTCTATTTGTTTGATGCCAAGTTGACTGAGATTGCCCATGCGCTGGCAATCGAAGATTTCCCGCTCGATATCAGCGCCAGTTTGCAGCCTTTACTGGACCAGGCTGAATCTGAAGCTAACGGTCAGACCCAACTTAAGCTCCAGGCTTGATAAAAATCCAGCCGCGAGGGGGCTGGCTTTCCCTGCGGCAGGTCACAACCTATAAAAAAACCCAGCACGCAGGCTGGGTTTTTCATTTTGACTGTCATCACGGATGATTAACCGATATGGGTCAGACCGCCCATGTACGGACGCAGCACTTCAGGGATTTCAATTCGGCCATCGGCCTGCTGGTAATTTTCCAGCACAGCCACCATAGTGCGGCCAACGGCCAGACCAGAGCCATTCAGAGTGTGCACCAGCTCAGGCTTCTTCTCGCCTTTGCGGCGGAAGCGTGCCTGCATCCGGCGTGCCTGGAAATCACCCACATTCGAGCAGGAAGAGATCTCACGGTACGTATTCTGCGCCGGCAGCCAGACTTCCAGATCGTACGTCTTCATGGCGCCAAAG is from Photobacterium sp. TLY01 and encodes:
- a CDS encoding tetratricopeptide repeat protein: MAHANSADVLAEFDGIRFQKDETVFQLRQREKEYLIDIIEPSGQRTEYKVAYTFGYYPLQQYAFSVGGGKIQFLPFAWDSREKAQGGQRWFDLHPDQQANDPFHWTQMGQNWNQMCADCHTTNFEKRYDQHTQTYQSTYSAVNVSCQACHGEPQQHLAWAAGNTDISNKGFAQNIGKKTPLFYQQADRKMQPAAPLQASQQIEVCASCHARRTQLADRTGPMDFSQHFQGALLTPELYHVDGQVWDENYVWGSFLQSKMYQAGVTCTNCHNPHSGELVLPANQTCTQCHNAETYDKTEHHQHATNSAGSQCVDCHMPATTYMQIDPRRDHSFRVPRPDLSVKTAAPNACNACHQDKSATWAKQQVERWYPASSHRNLDHFSLAFQAADQGVPSASEQLTRIAQDNQLPDIVRASAIERMENYPDRNSLVAIVRAIRDDEPLKRQATIAATAQYPLADRFRILSPLLADQHMPIRANAARALAPMLTLPHAAQLSADQKTQLEQALDSYRQIQLYNADRGFAHTNLGNLALAMGDSQAAEQYFKTAIDVEPIYAPAYVNLAEVYRRAGNELQVRAVLEQALAVQPEEASVHYALAMSWVRSGRKDKALLSLKQAVDNSQEEINYLYTYGLLLQDQGQYQVASTYLHRALVQAPANPDVHYTLVQNYLMHKDYDNALYYAQKLSQLLPGNPQIQQLVQQIVMMKRAQP
- a CDS encoding arylsulfatase: MAIIGVAFGATSVSAAEKPNILVIWGDDIGVHNISAYNHGIMGYKTPNIDRIAKEGAMFTDAYGQQSCTAGRASFILGQHPFRTGLLTIGMPGSDHGIPDWSPTIADLLHEQGYVSGQFGKNHLGDQDKHLPTNHGFDEFFGNLYHLNAEEEPEGYYYPKDPEFRKKYGPRGVLKSTADGKVEDTGPLTRKRMETADEEFMAAGLDFMERAVKSDKPFFMWFNTTRMHVWTHLKPESVGTTGIGLYPDGMVEHDKSVGTLLDKLDELKIADNTIVVYSTDNGAETISWPDGGTTPFHGEKGTTWEGGMRVPLLVKWPNVIKPGTIYNDIISHEDWMPTFLAAAGEPDLVEKLKKGYSANGKEFKVHADGYNFMPYFKGEVEKGPRDTIYYFGATGELNAVRWQDWKIHFATLSGGINTAVRETPAWPLVINLRADPYQKGALESGMYLKWYAENTMWLFVPVQQKVMEFLKTIPEYPFQQGSSLSASNISYQTLMTQDALKKLEALDARVPRN